In a genomic window of Salmo trutta chromosome 32, fSalTru1.1, whole genome shotgun sequence:
- the LOC115171681 gene encoding acylpyruvase FAHD1, mitochondrial-like, translating to MTSRNVSRFWEWGKKIICVGRNYADHAKELNNAVPTEPVLFLKTPSAYLTEGSPILIPKYSNSVHHEIELGVVIGKGGTAIPQSSAMQHVAGYALCLDMTARDVQDDCKSKGLPWTLAKAFNTSCPVSEFIPKERIPDPGNVKIWLKVNGQMRQNGCTSQMIFSIPFLISYISEIITLEEGDLILTGTPKGVSAVQVHDELHAGIDDVVSMTFKVGRL from the coding sequence ATGACTTCACGAAATGTATCTCGATTTTGGGAGTGGGGAAAGAAAATCATCTGTGTTGGGAGGAACTACGCCGACCATGCAAAGGAGCTGAATAACGCCGTCCCAACAGAGCCCGTGTTGTTCCTGAAAACTCCATCTGCATATCTTACAGAGGGCTCACCTATCCTCATTCCCAAATACTCCAACAGTGTACACCATGAAATCGAGTTGGGGGTGGTCATCGGGAAAGGGGGCACCGCTATACCCCAATCCTCCGCGATGCAACACGTCGCAGGGTACGCCCTGTGCTTGGATATGACAGCTCGGGACGTCCAGGATGACTGTAAGTCTAAAGGTCTTCCGTGGACTCTGGCCAAAGCGTTCAACACATCTTGTCCCGTCAGTGAATTCATCCCCAAAGAGCGGATACCCGACCCGGGAAACGTAAAGATCTGGCTCAAAGTGAACGGCCAGATGCGCCAGAATGGCTGCACCTCTCAGATGATCTTCTCCATTCCCTTTCTCATCAGCTACATCAGTGAGATCATCACCCTAGAAGAGGGGGATCTGATTCTCACTGGGACTCCCAAGGGTGTATCCGCTGTGCAGGTGCACGATGAACTACATGCTGGCATAGATGATGTTGTCAGCATGACTTTTAAAGTTGGCAGACTTTGA
- the hagh gene encoding hydroxyacylglutathione hydrolase, mitochondrial isoform X2: MKVELLPALTDNYMYLLIDEESKEAAIIDPVAPVKVVEAIRKHGVRLTTVLTTHHHWDHAGGNEKMVRLVPGLTVYGGDDRVDALTKKVKHSNTFKVGSLTVKCLFTPCHTTGHICYLVTKDNSTEPPAVFTGDTLFVAGCGKFFEGTAEQMYRALIDVLGRLPPETRVYCGHEYTVNNLKFARHVEPDNEVIKKKLAWAKEKVSNGEPTIPSTVAEEFKFNPFMRVKEKSVQEHAGQNDPVETMRSLRKEKDGFRVPKE; this comes from the exons ATGAAGGTAGAACTGCTGCCAGCCCTCACTGACAACTATATGTACCTTCTCATTGATGAGGAGTCAAAGGAAGCTGCCATCATAGACCCAGTTGCACCAGTGAAG GTTGTAGAAGCTATCAGAAAGCACGGTGTGAGACTTACGACAGTTCTGACCACCCATCACCATTG GGACCATGCGGGAGGCAATGAGAAGATGGTGAGGCTGGTGCCTGGTCTCACTGTGTACGGAGGAGATGACCGGGTGGATGCCCTCACTAAGAAAGTCAAACACTCCAACACGTTCAAA GTTGGTTCACTTACAGTCAAGTGTTTGTTTACGCCATGCCACACCACTGGCCACATTTGCTACCTTGTGACCAAAGACAACAGCACTGAGCCTCCAGCTGTCTTCACAG GGGACACACTGTTTGTTGCTGGCTGTGGGAAGTTTTTTGAGGGTACAGCTGAACAGATGTACAGGGCATTGATAGACGTGCTGGGACGTCTGCCCCCTGAAACA CGTGTTTACTGTGGTCATGAGTACACCGTCAACAATCTGAAGTTCGCTCGACATGTGGAGCCTGACAACGAGGTCATCAAGAAAAAACTAGCATGGGCAAAG GAGAAGGTCAGTAATGGAGAACCCACCATCCCCTCCACTGTGGCTGAAGAATTCAAATTCAACCCCTTTATGAGAGTGAA AGAGAAGTCTGTGCAAGAGCATGCTGGGCAGAATGACCCTGTTGAAACCATGAGGAGTCTCCGTAAGGAGAAAGATGGCTTCCGGGTCCCCAAGGAGTGA
- the hagh gene encoding hydroxyacylglutathione hydrolase, mitochondrial isoform X1, with the protein MFYRSLVASACTLGVLGAAATYKIAPAHVQAALLHQEAPDIPIRKSLLVAQSDMKVELLPALTDNYMYLLIDEESKEAAIIDPVAPVKVVEAIRKHGVRLTTVLTTHHHWDHAGGNEKMVRLVPGLTVYGGDDRVDALTKKVKHSNTFKVGSLTVKCLFTPCHTTGHICYLVTKDNSTEPPAVFTGDTLFVAGCGKFFEGTAEQMYRALIDVLGRLPPETRVYCGHEYTVNNLKFARHVEPDNEVIKKKLAWAKEKVSNGEPTIPSTVAEEFKFNPFMRVKEKSVQEHAGQNDPVETMRSLRKEKDGFRVPKE; encoded by the exons ATGTTTTACAGGTCACTGGTAGCGAGTGCCTGCACTCTTGGCGTTCTTGGAGCCGCTGCAACGTATAAAATTG CCCCTGCGCACGTCCAAGCAGCCCTTCTACACCAGGAAGCTCCTGATATCCCGATAAGGAAGTCTTTACTGGTGGCGCAGAGCGACATGAAGGTAGAACTGCTGCCAGCCCTCACTGACAACTATATGTACCTTCTCATTGATGAGGAGTCAAAGGAAGCTGCCATCATAGACCCAGTTGCACCAGTGAAG GTTGTAGAAGCTATCAGAAAGCACGGTGTGAGACTTACGACAGTTCTGACCACCCATCACCATTG GGACCATGCGGGAGGCAATGAGAAGATGGTGAGGCTGGTGCCTGGTCTCACTGTGTACGGAGGAGATGACCGGGTGGATGCCCTCACTAAGAAAGTCAAACACTCCAACACGTTCAAA GTTGGTTCACTTACAGTCAAGTGTTTGTTTACGCCATGCCACACCACTGGCCACATTTGCTACCTTGTGACCAAAGACAACAGCACTGAGCCTCCAGCTGTCTTCACAG GGGACACACTGTTTGTTGCTGGCTGTGGGAAGTTTTTTGAGGGTACAGCTGAACAGATGTACAGGGCATTGATAGACGTGCTGGGACGTCTGCCCCCTGAAACA CGTGTTTACTGTGGTCATGAGTACACCGTCAACAATCTGAAGTTCGCTCGACATGTGGAGCCTGACAACGAGGTCATCAAGAAAAAACTAGCATGGGCAAAG GAGAAGGTCAGTAATGGAGAACCCACCATCCCCTCCACTGTGGCTGAAGAATTCAAATTCAACCCCTTTATGAGAGTGAA AGAGAAGTCTGTGCAAGAGCATGCTGGGCAGAATGACCCTGTTGAAACCATGAGGAGTCTCCGTAAGGAGAAAGATGGCTTCCGGGTCCCCAAGGAGTGA